In Propionimicrobium sp. PCR01-08-3, one DNA window encodes the following:
- a CDS encoding DUF6320 domain-containing protein, producing the protein MKTCPECDARVVGSWSDCPLCGKPLITVTAGSESRGEGGQPVDPLPVIRLRYSRKRAFRLLFWISLAVIAASFAAQLLFGRQSDSIGIWRSVWLGLTAMWLVVMMAARKRRNIAKGTVYLVVVVALVCVYWDYLTGWYGWSLTWAVPCLCGFSVMALLIAVEAMQIDASEYIVYSGLTALLGLVPIVFLVLGWVGVAGPSMVCIIISLGSLLALYVTQGKDIRHELKSRLNL; encoded by the coding sequence ATGAAGACTTGTCCCGAGTGCGATGCCCGTGTGGTGGGCAGCTGGTCAGATTGCCCGTTGTGCGGCAAACCACTGATCACGGTGACCGCAGGGTCCGAATCGCGTGGTGAGGGCGGCCAGCCTGTCGATCCGCTGCCGGTGATCCGGCTGCGATACTCCCGAAAGCGGGCATTCCGACTGCTGTTCTGGATTTCGCTGGCCGTGATCGCCGCCTCTTTTGCCGCACAACTGCTGTTCGGCAGGCAATCCGACAGTATCGGCATCTGGCGTTCGGTGTGGCTGGGCCTGACGGCGATGTGGCTGGTGGTGATGATGGCGGCACGCAAACGCCGCAATATCGCCAAGGGCACCGTCTACCTGGTCGTGGTGGTCGCCCTGGTGTGCGTCTACTGGGATTACCTGACCGGATGGTACGGCTGGTCATTGACCTGGGCGGTGCCGTGCCTGTGCGGGTTCTCGGTCATGGCGCTGCTCATCGCGGTGGAGGCGATGCAGATCGACGCGTCGGAATACATTGTGTACAGCGGGCTGACCGCCCTGCTCGGGCTGGTGCCGATTGTCTTTCTGGTGCTCGGCTGGGTCGGCGTGGCAGGTCCCTCGATGGTGTGCATCATCATCAGCTTGGGCTCGCTGCTCGCGCTTTATGTCACTCAGGGCAAGGACATTCGGCACGAACTCAAGAGCCGCCTGAACCTTTAG
- a CDS encoding DUF2207 domain-containing protein: protein MPHPHLPSRSVSSPIIAALLIVFASMLSFGLPAAAHADTDDFVISDFHADYVLGRDADGRSTLHTTEHIVAVFPDFDQNRGMIRGLTRVYDGHGTHTEILSVTDESGEPRDFDTEKNGDYLSVTVAVPKGEFVHGEQHYVIEYSQRDVTRFFEDNAADEFYWDVNGTEWRQPFGQISASVTLDDDLVASLNGDASCYRGAMGSTQQCRVIRDGNSFSIDEQDFRPGENVTLAVGFDPGTFAAAPQPLQKRIPLLGLIGLAGLLTSVGVYLASTRRAAKLNTTRTVLPRYDPPEMLGIAVAGELLGASKQAATATLLDFAVRGKIELRYDATRHIYGVRSISSEGLLPSEQPMFHKLFGHRKAGPGSDRIVWFTAKSTKLGDAASANDQRALEEVKTEGLLERAPIGLIVLTVIGSGVGVLLSIIQLVMLLDTIDSGVLAAVGMLLSLVVGFPLVVLLPILLGIGLNRPHRPTPKGGKLIDHLAGLRAYMQLSDADRIRMMQSPSGPVIDDHGAVDVYERLLPYAVLFGIEEEWQQVLAPFYRDSSPTWFYGNFRPDDDRWIRRLDTTIASSRTTSSRSRSHSSGSSSSSRGGSSGGGFSGGGGGGGGGRGI from the coding sequence CGCCGCGTTGCTCATCGTTTTCGCCTCCATGCTGAGCTTCGGACTGCCCGCCGCCGCGCACGCGGATACGGACGATTTCGTGATCTCGGACTTCCATGCCGACTACGTGCTGGGGCGCGACGCCGACGGACGCTCCACTTTGCACACCACCGAGCACATCGTCGCCGTCTTTCCCGACTTCGATCAGAACCGCGGCATGATTCGCGGCCTGACCAGGGTCTATGACGGCCACGGCACCCATACCGAGATCCTTTCGGTCACCGATGAATCCGGCGAGCCCCGTGACTTCGACACCGAGAAGAATGGCGACTACCTGTCGGTAACTGTGGCGGTGCCCAAGGGTGAGTTCGTGCACGGCGAGCAGCACTACGTCATCGAATACAGCCAACGTGACGTCACCCGTTTCTTCGAGGACAACGCCGCCGACGAGTTCTACTGGGATGTCAACGGCACCGAATGGAGACAGCCATTCGGTCAGATTTCTGCGAGCGTCACTTTGGACGATGATCTTGTGGCCTCGCTGAACGGTGACGCCTCGTGCTATCGCGGTGCCATGGGGTCTACGCAGCAATGCCGTGTTATCCGTGACGGCAATTCGTTCAGCATCGACGAGCAGGATTTCCGTCCGGGGGAGAACGTGACCCTGGCCGTCGGATTCGATCCCGGTACCTTTGCGGCAGCACCGCAGCCTCTCCAGAAAAGGATCCCGCTCTTAGGACTCATCGGATTGGCGGGGTTGCTTACCTCGGTGGGTGTGTATCTCGCGTCCACCCGCAGGGCAGCCAAACTCAATACCACCCGGACTGTGCTGCCACGATACGATCCGCCGGAGATGCTCGGCATCGCCGTGGCCGGTGAGCTGCTGGGCGCAAGCAAACAGGCGGCGACGGCCACCCTTCTTGATTTCGCGGTGCGCGGCAAGATCGAGCTGCGCTATGACGCCACACGTCACATCTACGGTGTGCGCTCGATCAGCTCTGAGGGTCTATTGCCCAGCGAACAGCCGATGTTCCACAAGTTGTTCGGCCACCGCAAGGCAGGCCCAGGCAGCGACCGTATCGTGTGGTTCACGGCCAAGAGCACCAAGCTCGGCGACGCTGCCTCGGCCAACGACCAACGCGCTCTCGAGGAGGTGAAGACCGAAGGCCTGCTCGAGCGAGCGCCCATCGGGTTGATAGTTCTGACCGTTATCGGGTCCGGGGTCGGCGTGCTGCTCTCGATCATCCAGCTAGTGATGCTCCTGGACACGATCGACTCCGGGGTACTCGCCGCAGTGGGCATGCTGCTCAGCCTCGTAGTCGGCTTCCCGCTCGTCGTCCTCCTCCCCATTCTGCTCGGCATCGGACTCAATAGACCCCACCGGCCGACGCCGAAGGGCGGAAAGCTCATCGACCACTTGGCGGGCCTGCGAGCATATATGCAACTCAGCGATGCCGATCGTATCCGCATGATGCAATCGCCCAGCGGCCCGGTGATCGACGATCACGGTGCCGTCGACGTCTACGAGCGGCTGTTGCCCTACGCCGTGCTGTTCGGTATCGAGGAGGAGTGGCAGCAGGTGCTGGCGCCGTTCTACCGCGACTCCTCGCCCACCTGGTTCTATGGGAATTTCCGGCCCGACGACGACCGCTGGATTCGCCGCCTCGACACGACCATCGCCTCGTCTCGGACCACATCTTCGAGGTCGCGGTCGCATTCGTCCGGGTCATCCTCATCGTCGCGCGGGGGTTCGTCGGGTGGCGGCTTCTCCGGAGGTGGCGGCGGTGGCGGTGGTGGCCGCGGCATCTAA